The sequence TAAAGCAGACCCATGAGAGCATATCGCTTCTGCAACAACTTCCAGATGCAAACCTGAATGATTGATATTTGAGACTAGGAGGTTTTCTTACTTGGGAAACTTCAACATATAAAGGTGAATTTTCCTTGACTGTTTTTCCACGGCTATTCTGCATCAGTATAGGACTCCTCCTTCAGGTATAATAGCAAAACTTATCAGCAAAGACAGGTAAATTAACAAGATTAATGTGTTTTCATCagggaaaaaaaaagaccaaTGTGCCAATAAGGGGTCAAGGAGAGAACCACAGTCAAAAGTCCATAAAGTTCAAACAGAAAGTGCTCGCAAAACAATTTGTGTTTACCTGAGAATAAATGAAACAAAAAAGGAATGTGTTACATTTTTATCTTAAGCAGAGAACAATATTAGATAAGATACACAGAGTACAACTAGGATTGTTCCAGCTACAGCTAGATAGACACTAAACGGTATCCTAAaaattgaatcaaggtaaacGTCAAACAATAACGAACCACCATATCAATTACATGAAATGTCCTTGTGTATGGGAAATAAGGTTCCTTAAAATTTCATTACTGAAGCAGAAAAATGAAGAACGCAAGTTCCAGTTCAAAACTTATATCCAGAGTTTATGCAATAGTATACGAGTAACAATAAGCCAAGTTAGACTATGACAAGAATGTCAAATCAAGCTGTTACAACCAACTTAATGAACAATAAGTAAAGACTAAATCCTTCATTTGAACAGATGTGGTGCGTTCTGAATTTCCTCAAACACTAGTAAATTGAATGAGACTTCCACAACAATGCAATGAAATATTGTACAGTCCGACAAACTAATGCTAGGGAAGCCTCCTCTCTGGGATAGAAAGACCAAAAAAGTCTTTTAGTTCTCGCATACCAAAATAAACTGATTGCAACTAGCAAACACCAAACATAATCTTATTTAACGCAATGAATTAAAATGTCGGCTTAGGTGAATATCTAGAATAGTATCGAAGATATATAAAGAAAGTAAATCACGGTAACAACAAAATGGATAATTCAACCAAAATCTCAAGTATTCTCTTGAAGTGAAAACTAAAAGAGAACTATCATATGCTAAATGGAAAGGTGGAACAGTAAAGGTTATATAATAACCCACCCTTAGGAGATTCACTATTTAAGAAGATGATTACATGAATGATTCTAATTATAATTTCAGTTTTCACAAGACAACCACTAGAAGTCCCAAGCATGGATGATGGATATGAGATCAGCTAACACTGGAAGAAATCACAATCTATAATAGGACCAACCACCACAcaacacaaacatcttcttctagaACAAGTGAACAATAATTAGTCCATTCTCATAGAAGCTATAAGCTCACCCCAAATCAAACCATTTTGTTTTAGAGAAGAAGGGCAAATTGTATTAAGAACTGACGCTCATCAAAGTGATGAATGCTAAAagtacaaaaaagaagaagaaactagcTGTGACCACAATCAAACCATCATTCCTATTATAACCCAATAAAGACAAAGGAGAAAGCAGATCACATTAAACGAATTCAAGTTTATGTTTTCAGCAAAACCACACACCAATATGAAGAAATGTGAAAACAAGGCTAAATTCTTACTTCATTTGAACGCATTGTCTGTTTCTGGTGAGGATGGAGACTGAGAATTCTTCAGTAacctctcccttttcttcttctttttgtctcCATTTTCACTATCAGATAACTGATTATTactctttctcttctttctcaTCCTAATAACTTTTCTGCATCTTGATTTTTTATCTCTAACTTTCCAAACATTTCCTTTTCTAAAAACCCATTTATCCGATTTCCAAATTGATGCACTTGTATATTACATCAGCCCTAGAATACCCTGATATAAATCCACCtctccattttttatttttctccaaatcaaaccctaatttcttcttgtCTCCCTCTTTATCACTATTATCATCAGCAGTAGAAGGTGACGTTTCTGGATCATCACTTTCATTACTAATAACACAAGGTTTGGGATTTTTCTGTTTCCGACCGCTTCTTGTTTTCCTAGAACTGATGTCTTGACATTTTCTACCAGaactattgttattattattatccaTAATGAATAATTCTGATAAAACACTACTCATTAAATCAAACAAATTCtcattttctttatctttctcaTCTCTTGAATAAGTAAGAGATTGTTTCTTTTTCACCTTTGCTActtggatttcttcttcttcatcatcttcttccatatCGACTGATTTATTATTATTCACCTTTTCATCATTCGTCTCAGTAACTGAATTAGTTTCgatactagtattagggtttaaGAAATGTACAAGATCGACATCATTACCAGCTGGAAAACCTTTTGAAACTCGAAGACGGTCTAACCAATTCGAACCAGATTTCCCTGCACATGACATTTTTCAGAAAGGGAGATTAAAGAAATAAGCGCTTGGATTTTGATCAGCATCAGCGAATGTGAAAGTAAGAAATAGGGTTTCAGCATCATGTTACACGGGTGTATTAGATTAAGATTTACATGCATATTTAACGATcctaaaaactcataggtattcaattaggatggGTAAAGAGTCATTATATATCCACCGTATTCAATTTGAATTTTTTAGATTTCACGAGGTATTCAATTCATTTAAGATTTCTTAAGATAGTTGATAAACAAGATATATTAGGATTCTTATGAATATTTGTAGTGAAAATATGTATGTTATTATTTCATACTAATCTCAACCCAAACGACAAGAGTTTCATGGATTTTTATGgacattttttttccattttatttttttatcacaACATGCTACGTTTTTCCACTACCACCAATACCAACCAccacaaccaaccagtacgtgcACCTCCGCCACCAACGACGCCCACCACCACCCATAAGTACcgaccacctccaccaccaactACCACCATCACCCACCACCATCGACCACTACTACCAACAACAGCCACCACCATCCACTAACATCGACCGCCAACCACCAGCAttgaccaccaccatcacccaccAACACCTATCACCAATCACCACCAGCACCCACCACCCACACCCACCAATACCGACCGCCAACCACCACCCACCTCCACCTTGATTTCGTAAttcattttaatttttatatATCTAAATTAATCCCAACTCAATCCGTTATAATCCAAAGTtatatatctataagaatctaTACGATTCTTTTAATAAACATAATAAATCCACTAGATTCAGGTAAAATTAGTATCTATTTTTATCCATATAAATCATGATCCAACACACCGTACTTAGTTAGTTCTCCTTCTCTTCTTTTCTCGGCTTCTGTCGTTTTGGTGGATTCTATTGTACGCTTGGGTGCGTAACATACACCCTGACAACAGGCCGTAGgtgttaattttttttcaatGATTCTTAACAGACCGTCCCAAAAACTCCCCCAAAACCGTCATGTGAGAGGAGATGGTGGGACCTACGGTCAGGGAGTTAGCATGGGTCCCATTAAAGGGGGAACTGGGCCCACCAGCTGAGTCTAGGCGGTTTTGGGGGAGTTTTGTGGGGCGGTCTGTTaggaatttttgttttttttttttctttttgtttttaaataaacaaggaaactctttttttttactcAGAACAAGGAAACTTTTTATTAACAGAAATTCTGAGGGTATAGTaaaatcgaaaataagagaatataaAGTAACAAAATTATACCGTAAATGTACAATATCAAAAAATTcgacaagagaaaaaaaatcacaagtaagacaaatacacgtatgaataagatccgattaaatcggagaAATAATGGTTTTTCTCGGGATTAaaatccaaccatttagtttgtttttcttctttagaaagatgtgctcccaaaataggagtgatttgTTCAAATatcttgtaactagtgatgaagcttccgccGTCAAAGAAATCACCGTTGAAGATTCCATCgacggataagttgatgatgaagatttcgtcgtcggagacaacaaagatgaagatttcgtcgttggagagcatcattattgatcttaaaacccaacccaataaccaagaattgtcattaaagcgaagataaacctcaaaagaataaaataaaattatataatggtgtagataagtagaaaacttGATAATAACTAAGCTAAAACTACTAACTAACATAAAAAGCAAGGAATAATGAAGAAATCCGCTTAGATCCGGTCCATCTGAGTAGAGAAAGGTTGTTGCTGATGGTTTTGTTGAAGAAGGAGTCTGgaagagagatttttcttttctgGGTATCTAGTTAATGCATCCAGATACAATTAGTAACTAGTTGTTGTGTCGTGCAACTTTGTAAAGATAATTATGGTTTGGTGCTAGTAAATTTTATCGGATGCAAAATTTAAAATAGGtatttaataaaatttaaaatagGCAACCAATAAAATTAAAAGTAGGAATAGTAAAATTAAtccaaaaataacaaaatctAACATTAAAATGAACACTAAGAAAACTAAGAAATGATGCTACATCCTAAGGCATCAAGGATCTAAATCATCCATTTAAGCATTAATTTAGAAGTTCTAAATAAAGATTAACCCAAATCTAAGCCCTCTCtgaaatatatacaagaactcctctcatatGATAAATATACAATAGTGAgttggtttgcaaatagaatacaatcacaaaataaacatagcgggCGCTAACCAACTAACGGGCTCAACTACTCGAAGCTTCCAAGACTTGAAAGGTCATCGTCACGTGCATAACTTGATCTGTCtctaaaactgaaagtgggaattgagTGAGCAGATCATCCACTAAGGGTGCCCAGTAGAAGTATAACTAGCTATCAAGTAATTACTAGCATGATTTGGGACAATGCAGGTTTTGTTGAAAACCGATAAAACACGAAAAAACAGCAAAGCATATTGAGATAAAAATTTGTACAGAAATACAAACAGTTACCAACTACCATTCGCCACACAATCACAACAATAATATAACTGTGTGACATAATCCTTTGGAATAGTAAGGTGAAATCTTGCAGATTTTTCAATTATCATTAAAGCGCCCTTCTCTTAGTCAGATTTAGATTTGAATCCTTATTATTACCTCATTCATACACACACTCTTCATAGCAAGTACTCAAGGAAACAAATTAATGGTGATAATATATCTGAAAGAAGAATCTATCATAAGATTGCCCATTCAAACCATGTGTCAATCCAACAATCATATATAAGATTCGTATCATCCTTCTCTTTAAATACCAAAACAGAATATAAAACCTTttcaaagtaatttaaaagaaaagTAAACATCCATCTATGACACATGTGTTTCCATACAGAAATAGGGAACATTATTGCGTCCCCTTCCGTACTTATATATTATTGTGTGCCCTTCTGCACCCATAGAtttgcttaaaataaaaataaaattggaacacacatctcataccaaGTAAAAGGAAGTCTCTTACCTTCCATGCTAACAACAAGTAAAGTTGTTTGCGATAAATGTCGACCTTCTTCGTCTCTATACATGTTGGATGCCCCCGATTCATACTTTCTTCTTCGCGCGAGGTGAGGTCACTCTGGTTTTAGAAGATGTTGTTGCTTTTATGGGTTTTCCAATTCATGGAACTCAATTCTATCATGAGGAATCCATTCATAAAGACATGTATGTGGGATTATATGCTCGATTGCAAGGATTAATCATGAGAGGATAAACTAGAGAAAAAGAAGACTCTTGAGAAAGGTAAGACAAAATAtaagaaagtaaaaaagaaaacccCTTAgtgtttaccaaaaaaaaaaggttaaatcAGTTTCCAGTGGTAATGGAACCCCTTATGCCCGTCTACCGTCCAAGCCAATACCAAAAAATTTATTAGCCGATTATTGAAAAACTTTCGTAGCCCTTAACCTTCTGAAATAAACTGAAAATCCTGAGGCGGTTCCAAAACAAGACTGTAAAATGGATGCATCCTCCCCCTTGAATGGATTAAATGTAATACAGATGGAACATTTGATGACATCACATTGTATAATGATGCAGGGTATGTAATGAGAGATTCCTCTAATAAAACTTCCTTTTGTGGTGCTATTACCTTTGAAGTTTATTCTCCATAAAAAGATTAGACTCGAGCAATATGGACAATTTTGAAAAAGACATTGGATTTACAACTCACTCATATCTTTGTGGAATGCAAATGACCTGATTGACCAATTTTCAACAGGAAACTTTGAAGGCAACCAATTGACGAATGCCCTTTTTGGaggatatttttctttttagtgCTATCCTTGAGgcctgtaattatttttttccaaCTTAAAAATTGTAATCTTGTTGCTCATACTTTAACTTAATGGGCTAAGATAAACAATATGTCTATGTTTGGTATAGACCTCCTATTTGGCTTCTGCCTACTGTTAACCTTTTTTAGGGAAACTCTAATGGAACTATCCAAATATGATGTGCCATGCCAGGTGGATGGACAAACTCACCTTTGTGCAGTGGGAAAATTGTTTCTCATCCCAAAGTAAAGCTGCCACGACAACGATTATTTGGTTATTCAAACACCAACAATTATGTTTCCTTCTGCCTATATAAACATATGAAATCCATCAATTTTAAACACACTTAACTACTATCTTTATATTCACAAAAAATCTTCAAATTTCTTaaatatatttattgttttcattCGTTTCATTATTTATGAATCCTAATTTGAAATATGAGGAAGCGCAATTATTAGCGGAAGTAGTTTGCAACAGTGACAAGGGTTTATGAAACAACTGGATAAAATGGATGCTGGTTGAGGCGATAACATAACGGACACCTACACCATGATACAATTATACACAGGCCAAATTCCGCGAGATCTAGAACGAGGAGTTGTATTGAGAAGAAGATATACGTGGATATTTTGAGAGGAAGGTCACAAACAAATAATACGTGATTATTTTATTGATAAAAGTGTGTACTCTGACAATATTTTCAACGTCGCTACCGCATGCCACAACACTTGGTTATGCGAGTTATTGGAGAGCTCTGTCGgataaaccctaaattcaactatcaatttgaTGTACGAAACATACGAGGGGCATAGTCCTAAAAATATAGGTCACTGCAGCactaaggattctaggttatggtgtGTCTGCGGATGCCTGTGATGAGTATATTCGTATGGCCAAAACAACAACATACATTGATCTCAAAATGTTTTGCAATTATTGTTGACCATTTACGTCAACCAACGCAAGAGAATATAGACCGACTACTAGCTGAAAATAAGGAGAGAGGATTTCCAAGAATGCTAGGTAAATTTGATTGCATGCATTGGGTGTAGCATGGATGTCTGTATGCTTGACAAGGTCAGTATAAGGGGAACTACATaaaacaaattttggttttgtaagCGAcaacttcttatgattgttggatatggcatgCCTTTTTTGGTCTCCCGGGTTGCAACAACGACATCAATATCTTGCACAAATTACCAATATTTGAAGAATTGAAGTAGGAAAATACTCCAACTGCTAATTTCACCATAAACGGCAATAACTATAACATGGGGTATTTTCTGGCAGATGGAATTTATCCAGTATGATCAACTTTAGTTCAAGCTTGCAATGAGATACCTATAAACGGGGAATTTTTCTGTGCTCAAAGGTTATTTAACAAAATACAAATGGCGCGTAGGAAATATGTAGAACGAGCatttggttttaaagagaaaGTTACATATAATTTCTGGACCATATCGTTCATTTAAACCAATATAAATGAATATGATTATGCTCACCTGCATCATTTTGCACAATATGGTAATCGAGAAACCTCGACGAGATAAAAGCTGGACACATTATCCAGATAAATATTTAAGGAAGAAAGTCAACCTGTTTGGGGTGTGCTCGCAAGAGATTATAGAATGGTAAAAGAGAGAATTCAAAACAGAGGTTTACATTTAAGACTAAGGGAGGATCTCACTGCACACTTGCAGGCTGATTTGGAAGAAGAAACCCATTGACGgtttaattttctttcttttaattgACGGtgtaattttctttcttttaatgtAATGAAATTAAGGATTTATGTAGTTTGATTGAAATCGAAATTAAGGatcaaaatggaagaaaaaaacaCTGAAATTGAAACTCAAactaaatattaaattaaatttaACACAAAACGTAACATCGAAATTAAACTAATTACCGCATACCGAATTTAAAACTAAGCTAGTACAATCACAATATTGGTTTCCCCATCTAAGGTGTCCTCTTCCTCATCAGAAACAACATCAGCTGGTGTTGGGCGTTGTTGTGTCTTCTGTGCTTGAATTTCATCAAATTATTCTTGTCAAAATTTCAATTGTGCCCAATTCATCTTTGTCGCCCATTATCCCTCTCATGTGTGCATTAAATATATTTTTTCCAACCGCCTTATGGCATTTCTTCATTTATGAAGACATTTTCTTATGCTCAACTATTTTGACaatatcattcttttcttgtttttcatATAATTCTTGAAGCTGAAATTCATTAGTTACTGTGCAACATCTTGAGCTTTCTTTCTTAGCATTTTTGCCCTTTTCACACCCATTCCATCCCATTTATCAGCTTTTCCATTAACACTCAGATCAAAATTATCATGAACTGATCCACCAGTGTTGGGGTGAGTGTTTGAGTTTGTTTCTGGTGAAGTATAAGGAGAACTGTGAGAACCATGTTGGGATCCACCACAATGGAATTGACTACCATGTTGGGGTCCACCGGTCTCATAAGAGGATTCATTTGGTACAACATATCCATCCAAGAGATCATAGTTATATCGGTTCAGCTTTCTGAGGATGTGGAAGCATGCTTCATGCTTGAAACTCGAACTTCTTGTTTTTTGCCATTCCTCTCGACTTTTCCATTGCTACAGTTTTAACAATATATAAATTATCTATTGCAACAGATTGATAAAAGCTTTAAAAATCAATTAAACAGTATGGAAATGCAACTTACCACATCAATATCAGTATCATCGCTTACTCTTTGTTGGTTCATATGCATTTTCAAAGCTACCCAACTGTTCAGGTCTTTGCTGATTGTACCAAAATGACTTGAAAATCCGGAAGTATCACGTTTTTTTGTATACGCAGTTTTCTGACAGAATTGTGTAAAAATATTTTCCCAAAGCGTATTATGTGGTTATTGAACACCATTGATTGGATCTAGCGTAAATGATACATAATTTCTGTAAATAACTTTATCTTCATCCAAACTAAACTTTGGACTGCGAACTCTTTGTGATGAAGTATTTTTTTTCTGATGGAGTTGTCATTTTTACTGAGAATTTTTTTCTAAGATTGAAGTGAAGTTAATGAGGTGTTCGAGATTGAAAGATTAAGATTGAGGAGTTCGTGATTAAAATGTTAAGATTAAGATGAAACTATTAGAAGTTGTGGATGTAGAAGGTGTGATTTCGGATTTGAAATTAGTTATATTTATAGGGAGTAAAATTATAGTCGTTGAATAAGAGTAGCCGTTGACGGCTCAAACAAGAACGTTCGTCTCAGTATGAGACGAGTCTCATCTCTTTTTGAGCCGAGCGTCGGCCCATATTAGACCGATCGTCCCTAGTTGAGGCGCTCGCCTCAGGTTGAGACGACCGTCTCAACCTAAGACTCGATGAACACATCCTTTTATTCGAAGGTTTTTCCATCCATTTTACTCGTTTGCCAGTTCCACTGTAAGAAATTAATGGGAAAAAACGTTGATTTACTAGTCCCATTTGGAGTTGCTTTTaagcctggctaaattggggcctaggcCAATTATTTGGGGCCTATTAAATTTCCCTTCTCATTACACCAAATGGCTATGGGCTACCAAACTTctcaaaaatactaatttacccccaAATTAATTCTTTAAACTATCTCATACAAATACTAATCTTTCCATTTTCACCaaatccaaaaacataaaaaatctaaacctaaaaaactttctattttcatcccaatatttccaaattctcaaaatcctaatcaattttttttttgatccaacGAACTTCGATCCATCCAAtaaaaaggtaaatctccatcaacccgTTGTAGTTTTCTcatttcttcattgatttacatgtttaaattttcgatttttgaaaatcaaaatctctgatcttacctagaatcggtttatattgACATATCGgataaaccgattttgggtttTGTTCTTcggccatgaagagcatgcagagtaatcggtttatatgatgattaacatcaaccgattATAGGTTTAGAAACGAAATATGAAAAGACATCACCAGAATCGGTATATAAGTGCATTAGCATAATCCGATTCtgggtatctttttttttttaaaaatctgCTATCCCATAATCGGGTTTTATTTGAAAATTGTCTCTTCAGATTTCATTCCATAGTCGgttattatatatgtatcacatAAACTGATTGCATGTGTTTGACATTCCTGTGTGTTTTGTTGTTgagaatcagattacatatgtTTAGTTATGTA comes from Papaver somniferum cultivar HN1 chromosome 7, ASM357369v1, whole genome shotgun sequence and encodes:
- the LOC113297648 gene encoding probable serine/threonine-protein kinase DDB_G0278845 — protein: MSCAGKSGSNWLDRLRVSKGFPAGNDVDLVHFLNPNTSIETNSVTETNDEKVNNNKSVDMEEDDEEEEIQVAKVKKKQSLTYSRDEKDKENENLFDLMSSVLSELFIMDNNNNNSSGRKCQDISSRKTRSGRKQKNPKPCVISNESDDPETSPSTADDNSDKEGDKKKLGFDLEKNKKWRGGFISGYSRADVIYKCINLEIG